Proteins from a genomic interval of Yarrowia lipolytica chromosome 1E, complete sequence:
- a CDS encoding uncharacterized protein (Compare to YALI0E17875g, similar to Saccharomyces cerevisiae SYN8 (YAL014C); ancestral locus Anc_7.92, weakly similar to uniprot|P31377 Saccharomyces cerevisiae YAL014C STX8 Syntaxin 8 (SNARE protein related to mammalian syntaxin 8)), whose amino-acid sequence MTNLVLLVDQTQVAIDERERLTLLGIKAAESDDRDIERALENIKQGLLDNRQAATHGKDVGTLTRVREDYHNLVQAYEKISDTDLPDLYLNESLFVSKKKSVKFRDNNLEETSGAHSLNDQHRDFEPYRDDPEALIPERYTDEEPSPAARFEGLSTQQVVYSQREDMGEQDERLSTLAQSVSRQHQLSLQIGAEVDSHNVMLDDIEAQVDNSDGRLNLARRRLDDFSRRAKESGSLLTIIILVFILIILIVLLS is encoded by the coding sequence ATGACAAACCTGGTACTCTTGGTGGACCAGACCCAAGTGGCTATTGACGAACGAGAGCGGCTGACGCTGCTGGGAATCAAGGCGGCGGAGTCGGACGACCGCGACATTGAGCGGGCGCTGGAAAACATCAAACAGGGCCTTTTGGACAACCGACAAGCAGCAACCCACGGAAAGGATGTTGGAACCCTGACCCGAGTGCGAGAGGACTACCACAACCTGGTGCAGGCGTACGAGAAGATCAGTGACACGGATCTGCCGGACTTGTATCTCAACGAGTCGCTGTTCGTCAGCAAAAAGAAGTCGGTCAAGTTCCGAGACAACAACCTGGAGGAAACCAGTGGTGCCCATAGTCTCAACGACCAGCACCGAGACTTTGAACCATACCGAGACGACCCCGAGGCCCTGATTCCCGAGAGATACACAGACGAAGAGCCCAGCCCAGCAGCCCGATTCGAGGGGCTGTCGACACAGCAGGTTGTGTACTCGCAAAGAGAAGACATGGGCGAGCAGGACGAGCGACTGAGTACTCTAGCTCAGTCGGTTTCTCGCCAGCATCAGCTCAGTCTGCAGATTGGAGCCGAAGTCGACTCCCATAACGTCATGCTGGACGATATTGAGGCCCAGGTGGACAACAGTGACGGACGTCTGAATCTGGCTCGACGACGACTGGACGACTTTTCGCGACGAGCCAAGGAGTCCGGCTCGCTGCTGACCATCATAATTCTGGTCTTCATTCTCATTATCTTGATTGTATTGTTGAGCTAG
- a CDS encoding uncharacterized protein (Compare to YALI0E17919g, similar to uniprot|P48525 Saccharomyces cerevisiae YOL033w MSE1 glutamyl-tRNA synthetase mitochondrial singleton, similar to Saccharomyces cerevisiae MSE1 (YOL033W); ancestral locus Anc_7.100) encodes MTLWMRTGPRLALPRVRQPLAVQIQTRHSSFSLRKATDKKKTPNPAKQSQGPERTRFAPSPTGLLHLGSLRTALYNYLQAKVTAGQFLLRVEDTDQTRLVPGAEEHLYQTLDKLGIKADESPKVGGPYGPYKQSERSDIYRKYVDQLLESGHAYKCYCSKDRLDDLRDSARALVPPSMASYDRKCAHGVASDSNNGEYVVRFKAPDLYPSYTDELHGQVNIQVQRNANDTRFDDIVLLKSDGLPTYHLANVVDDHLMKITTVIRGEEWMPSTPKHIALYEAFGWTPPRFVHIPLLTSVDNKKLSKRSGDIDVMSLLENGYLPEAILNFVLHFGWSHNHIQASDRIGLSRMEQIFDLKTLTKGNAKVDFSKLVYYNKHYMYGRIKNPGDKEWIKPYYEAMKKETGTTKTLDDCLTAMEIMKGSFGNVEEFVTTCRFLFERPMRPMLTLEEEKMVRTIAEAKDVKMGIAILDTRYDKKQIYQVLRKVIADGTPGASMDKIRWFLGKEEVQARLEGF; translated from the coding sequence ATGACGTTGTGGATGCGCACAGGCCCGCGTCTGGCCTTGCCACGTGTCCGGCAGCCATTGGCCGTGCAGATACAGACCCGACACAGCTCGTTCAGCCTGCGAAAAGCCACCGATAAGAAGAAGACCCCCAACCCGGCTAAACAGTCGCAGGGGCCTGAACGAACCCGATTCGCGCCGTCGCCAACAGGCCTGCTGCATCTCGGCTCGTTGCGAACGGCCCTCTACAACTACCTGCAGGCCAAGGTGACGGCGGGACAGTTCCTGCTGCGAGTGGAGGACACAGATCAGACCCGACTGGTGCCTGGGGCCGAAGAACATCTGTACCAGACTCTGGACAAGCTGGGGATCAAGGCTGACGAAAGCCCCAAGGTGGGAGGACCCTACGGACCGTACAAACAGTCGGAGAGATCGGACATTTACAGAAAGTACGtggaccagctgctggagtcgGGACATGCGTACAAGTGCTACTGTTCCAAGGACCGACTGGATGATCTGCGAGACAGTGCGCGGGCTCTCGTGCCTCCTTCCATGGCCTCCTACGACCGAAAGTGCGCGCATGGCGTGGCTTCCGACTCCAACAACGGAGAATATGTCGTGCGTTTCAAGGCCCCCGACCTATACCCTTCTTACACGGACGAATTGCATGGACAGGTGAACATCCAGGTGCAGAGAAACGCCAACGATACCCGGTTTGACGACATTGTGCTTCTCAAGAGCGACGGACTGCCCACTTACCATCTTGCCAATGTCGTTGACGACCACCTCATGAAGATCACCACGGTTATTCGGGGCGAAGAATGGATGCCCTCCACCCCCAAGCACATTGCTCTGTATGAGGCGTTTGGCTGGACCCCTCCTCGGTTTGTGCACATTCCCCTGCTGACTTCTGTggacaacaagaagctcagTAAGCGGTCTGGGGACATCGACGTCATGTCTCTTCTTGAGAACGGCTATCTGCCCGAGGCCATTCTCAACTTTGTCCTGCATTTCGGCTGGTCCCACAACCACATTCAGGCGTCGGATCGAATCGGTCTGTCGCGAATGGAGCAGATTTTCGACCTCAAGACCCTTACCAAGGGCAATGCCAAGGTCGACTTCAGCAAGCTTGTCTACTACAACAAACACTACATGTATGGTCGAATCAAAAACCCGGGAGACAAGGAGTGGATCAAGCCGTACTACGAGgccatgaagaaggagacggGCACCACCAAGACGCTGGACGACTGCCTGACCGCCATGGAGATCATGAAGGGTTCCTTTGGCAacgtggaggagtttgTAACCACCTGTCGGTTCCTGTTTGAGCGGCCCATGCGGCCCATGCTcactctggaggaggagaagatggttCGAACCATTGCagaggccaaggacgtCAAGATGGGCATTGCTATACTGGATACCCGATACGATAAGAAGCAGATTTACCAGGTGCTTCGTAAGGTCATTGCTGACGGCACTCCGGGGGCGAGCATGGACAAGATCCGGTGGTTTCTAggcaaggaggaggttcaGGCGAGATTGGAGGGGTTTTAA
- a CDS encoding uncharacterized protein (Compare to YALI0E17853g, some similarities with uniprot|Q8NIS5 Neurospora crassa Related to traf5 protein), whose amino-acid sequence MEPLARTLPPGDENITLDYWSLEYMDLPEQLSCPVCTCGFVTPYSTKCGHTFCRLCILSTMRVADSGNRCPICRSQIDPETLQPAPLVLVDLVNELQVKCPFTNRGCAHVGPRSQMEMHCRQQCDYAQVPCRGKTEEGTVCGELVHRRYVAEEHIKELQQRLPGVTCVHTKVTCLQGCDVEMPFIAYIDHCKQECTESHLSCLFCQETITAQLHDDHMSECSERPISCPAEKFGCRWEGARRLSHIHTASCTYSQLAPVLEAQEEKIEGLRHENQALRYRLDRLDLQQSADAGFELLPSVTRDDLQGVRTECDKMRGDILAINQLLADYEVNTSMQTMRENMRTRDDIHAIVNVVSGLRHQMHLLMTERRRHFVGHSVPPLGTPPVPMEGSSSEWSSTPPELQRRSSDPTRQEVKL is encoded by the coding sequence ATGGAACCTCTAGCAAGAACGCTGCCGCCAGGGGACGAAAACATCACCCTGGACTACTGGTCGCTCGAATACATGGACCTGCCGGAGCAACTGTCATGCCCAGTGTGCACCTGTGGATTCGTGACTCCATACTCCACAAAGTGTGGCCACACCTTCTGCCGGCTGTGCATTCTGTCTACAATGCGTGTGGCGGACTCGGGCAACCGCTGTCCCATTTGCCGCAGCCAAATCGACCCAGAAACGCTACAGCCAGCGCCCCTGGTGCTGGTTGATCTGGTGAACGAGCTGCAGGTCAAGTGCCCGTTCACAAACCGAGGCTGTGCACATGTGGGGCCCCGAAGCCAGATGGAAATGCACTGCCGTCAACAGTGCGACTATGCACAGGTCCCATGTCGCGGCAAGACGGAAGAGGGGACAGTATGTGGCGAACTGGTGCATCGACGCTATGTGGCGGAAGAACATATCAAGGAGTTGCAACAGCGTCTGCCGGGCGTTACGTGTGTGCATACCAAGGTCACGTGCTTGCAAGGATGCGACGTGGAAATGCCCTTCATTGCTTACATTGATCACTGCAAACAGGAGTGTACAGAGTCACATTTGAGCTGTCTATTCTGTCAGGAGACAATCACCGCACAGCTACATGACGATCACATGTCCGAGTGTTCGGAACGACCCATTAGTTGTCCGGCCGAGAAGTTTGGGTGTCGATGGGAAGGTGCAAGACGTCTGAGCCACATTCATACAGCTTCCTGCACGTATTCTCAGCTGGCACCTGTTTTGGAAGCCCAGGAGGAAAAAATTGAAGGCCTCCGACACGAGAACCAGGCGCTACGGTATCGCCTAGATCGTCTGGATCTCCAGCAGTCTGCAGATGCGGGCTTTGAGCTGCTTCCCAGTGTCACGCGAGACGATCTACAAGGTGTGCGAACTGAGTGTGACAAGATGAGAGGCGACATCCTGGCCATCAACCAGTTGCTGGCGGACTACGAGGTGAACACGTCGATGCAGACGATGCGGGAAAACATGCGGACTCGAGACGACATCCATGCAATTGTGAATGTGGTTTCAGGTCTGCGTCACCAGATGCATTTATTGATGACTGAGCGACGTCGGCATTTTGTGGGCCACTCGGTGCCTCCTCTGGGGACTCCTCCTGTTCCCATGGAGGGCAGTTCATCCGAATGGAGCTctactcctccagagctACAGCGTCGAAGCAGCGATCCTACCAGGCAGGAGGTGAAGCTATAG
- a CDS encoding uncharacterized protein (Compare to YALI0E17897g, weakly similar to uniprot|Q96U62 Neurospora crassa Conserved hypothetical protein), producing MSKAYIEQVVCNFFQPTHPTPHSLHHVRPKAPPAPTFKIQRQNETPFFAQTQMYSRPPQYQGYSANYPSGYNSEVVRMQNLATSRIKFNAGRTFDSLDDVEFCPNLLEEERLNNASPHMLTPDQELRNAISRQYGGSNYSYSSPLSPSPSGSAGVTRAKKALEIIDPATGRASTPTNMDTGSPRKL from the exons ATGTCCAAAGCATATATTGAGCAGGTTGTGTGCAACTTCTTTCAACCAACTCACCCAACACCACACTCACTACACCACGTTCGACCTAAGGCTCCACCAGCACCCACTTTCAAAATTCAGCGCCAAAACGAAACCCCCTTTTTTGCACAGACTCAGATGTACTCGAGACCGCCACAATACCAGGGATACTCAGCAAACTACCCGAGCGGGTACAACTCGGAGGTTGTGAGAATGCAGAATT TGGCAACTTCACGAATCAAATTCAACGCCGGACGGACGTTTGACTCGCTCGACGACGTCGAGTTCTGCCccaacctcctcgaggAAGAACGACTCAACAATGCATCCCCCCATATGCTGACGCCCGACCAGGAGCTGCGAAACGCCATCTCCAGACAGTACGGCGGATCcaactactcgtactcgtccCCTCTTTCGCCCTCTCCCAGCGGCTCTGCCGGCGTGACCCGGGCCAAAAAGGCGCTTGAGATCATCGATCCCGCCACCGGACGAGCTTCCACCCCTACCAACATGGATACCGGCTCCCCTCGGAAGCTCTAG
- a CDS encoding uncharacterized protein (Compare to YALI0E17809g, similar to Saccharomyces cerevisiae TAF11 (YML015C); ancestral locus Anc_5.546, weakly similar to uniprot|Q9US54 Schizosaccharomyces pombe Putative transcription initiation factor tfIID subunit) — MTVHAHLLVSHRSSTTHTMAKKKKLDDGKAQEMPESGDENEEEDEDDGQGLTSLLGNNASGEMTNQEMEAEKLRILMKNFDTEQMNRYEVFRRANINRPGVKKLANAVLNQSITANVAVVLSGISKVFIGEIIEKAKDVQLRMNPRYEGDDTYENASPLLPEHVREAWRMYKLESGQVPNAHWRRQGGGGDGRMFR; from the coding sequence ATGACCGTGCATGCACATCTCCTAGTGAGCCATCGGTCATCTACAACACACACCATGGcgaagaaaaagaagttGGACGACGGAAAAGCCCAGGAAATGCCCGAGTCGGGAGATGAAAAcgaagaggaagatgaggacGACGGCCAGGGACTTACGTCGTTACTGGGCAACAACGCCAGTGGAGAAATGACCAACCAGGAAATGGAGGCCGAAAAGCTGCGGATTCTCATGAAGAACTTCGACACCGAGCAGATGAACCGATACGAGGTCTTTCGACGAGCTAACATCAACCGGCCCGGTGTGAAAAAGCTCGCCAACGCTGTTCTCAACCAGAGTATCACCGCCAACGTCGCGGTGGTACTGTCAGGTATCTCCAAGGTGTTTATTGGAGAGATCAtcgagaaggccaaggacgtgCAACTGCGGATGAACCCGCGATATGAGGGAGACGACACTTACGAAAACGCGTCGCCTCTGTTGCCAGAACATGTGCGGGAGGCCTGGAGAATGTACAAGTTGGAAAGTGGACAGGTTCCCAATGCTCATTGGAGACGAcagggaggaggaggagatggacgCATGTTTAGATAG
- a CDS encoding uncharacterized protein (Compare to YALI0E17831g, similar to uniprot|Q06010 Saccharomyces cerevisiae YLR389c STE23 protease involved in a-factor processing), producing the protein MLPHLRNGLKLAMETPIVKPRLDSRDYKSVRLGNRLEALLVADKTTTMSSASLAVHAGYYDDPEDLPGLAHFCEHLMFLGTKKYPRENEYKQFILTNSGASNAFTSTQITNYHFQIKNSAFQEAVDRFAQFFIEPLFDPDCKDREINAVNSEHEKNTQLDSRRILHVSRLTGSKEHPHHKFSTGSKHTLDKPGVRDRLLEFHKNQYCASKMRLVLMGRDMGELENLVQVFEDIPNKNLPIPVLKQPMLDPRNSFLQIVPLSEKRFVKYEFEVPGWRQLGEYSVNSYYAQLVGHESPGSLYWYLKQKGWADSVSAHINYLSSEGGLFSVTVNLTTEGAQHTEEIGAALFEYLAMLRAEGPQKWFFDESKDICQLFFDFKETPTQIMSEASALSATFANKQCAASEVVSYNHLMKTYNAEVLVEFLTRLTPDNLRVTLVAPEVKDKCDLTEQHCGTKYSVSQLKKETVDKFSEALKSSFPKRFHLPQKNPYIAEEFTILNEKKEDIPLTEYYKPKTLSPTLSYFPDHMFETPKGMIIVGLNHPNASDTVRNSLLTRLACSLWSDAAEKYSYDAASAGLGLSIHRGTYGVIVQVAGFNDKLSVLLDQSYETLKSDIDPGRFSLRLERLKRALSNAKFNSSFQIIDEYLSAEVDEQQFTLEERLASIEEKEITLEEVRAHMAKIISECSPRVLVSGNFSESKAHEIHGRVIEEFKCGDVLNLPQKLISTPLYGSKIAARPSLNVDNADNCVLYYFESTQVEKARLLAYIIKEPAFTFLRTKKQLGYVARAGFERNFSTGGLSLLTQSAYHADDVKALMDEFLTVHMAAIMEKMTVEEFEKYTAGFIAQVSKPPKSLMVQSRHVWSKLCNSWGFNVDAEAIELAKTVSLEEMKQFYNELFDTDKRSLCVQINTSKESKRYDLEDKKGRTNKGGHISANI; encoded by the coding sequence ATGCTCCCACATCTGAGAAACGGCCTGAAACTCGCCATGGAAACACCAATTGTGAAACCGCGTCTGGATTCGCGCGATTACAAGTCTGTGCGGCTCGGCAACCGCCTCGAGGCTCTGCTGGTGGCAGACAAGACGACCACCATGTCTTCGGCCTCTCTAGCCGTTCATGCCGGCTACTACGATGATCCCGAAGACTTGCCTGGGCTGGCGCATTTCTGCGAGCACCTCATGTTTCTGGGCACCAAAAAGTACCCTCGCGAGAACGAGTACAAGCAGTTCATTTTGACCAACAGCGGCGCTAGTAACGCCTTCACGTCCACCCAGATCACCAACTACCACTTCCAGATCAAAAACAGCGCGTTCCAAGAAGCCGTGGACCGCTTTGCGCAGTTTTTCATCGAGCCGCTATTCGATCCGGACTGCAAAGACCGTGAAATCAACGCCGTCAACTCGGAGCACGAGAAAAACACACAGTTGGACTCCAGGCGTATCTTGCATGTATCTAGACTGACGGGTAGTAAAGAGCACCCCCACCACAAGTTCAGTACAGGCAGCAAACACACTCTGGACAAGCCTGGAGTGCGAGATCGGCTTCTAGAGTTCCACAAGAACCAGTATTGTGCGTCCAAGATGCGCCTGGTGCTCATGGGCCGCGACATGGGCGAGCTGGAGAATCTGGTGCAGGTTTTCGAGGACATTCCTAACAAGAACCTGCCCATTCCAGTACTCAAACAGCCCATGCTGGACCCCCGAAACTCGTTTCTGCAGATTGTGCCGCTCTCAGAGAAACGGTTTGTCAAGTACGAATTTGAGGTGCCTGGATGGAGACAACTGGGAGAGTACTCCGTCAATTCGTACTACGCACAGCTGGTGGGCCACGAATCACCCGGAAGTCTGTACTGGTACCTCAAACAAAAGGGCTGGGCCGACTCTGTGTCTGCTCATATCAACTATCTCTCTTCCGAGGGAGGGCTCTTTTCTGTGACAGTGAATCTCACCACTGAGGGTGCACAGCATACTGAAGAAATCGGAGCAGCTCTATTCGAGTATTTGGCTATGCTGCGGGCTGAGGGCCCCCAAAAGTGGTTCTTTGATGAGTCCAAGGACATCTGTCAGCTGTTTTTCGATTTCAAAGAGACTCCCACTCAGATCATGAGCGAGGCATCCGCATTGTCAGCAACTTTTGCCAACAAGCAGTGTGCTGCATCGGAGGTAGTGAGCTACAACCACCTGATGAAGACCTACAATGCAGAAGTTCTGGTGGAGTTTCTGACCAGATTGACTCCTGATAACCTCAGAGTGACTCTTGTGGCTCCTGAAGTGAAGGACAAGTGTGATTTGACTGAACAGCACTGCGGAACCAAGTACAGTGTTTCTCAGTTAAAGAAAGAGACTGTGGACAAGTTTAGTGAGGCGCTCAAATCTTCTTTTCCCAAGAGATTCCATCTCCCTCAGAAAAATCCTTACATTGCAGAGGAGTTTACTATTTTgaatgagaagaaggaagatATCCCTTTGACAGAGTACTACAAGCCCAAGACTCTTTCTCCCACATTGTCTTACTTCCCAGATCACATGTTTGAAACCCCCAAAGGTATGATTATTGTCGGATTGAACCATCCAAATGCTAGCGACACAGTCAGAAACTCATTGCTAACCCGTCTCGCATGCAGTCTGTGGAGTGATGCTGCTGaaaagtactcgtacgatGCTGCCTCTGCCGGTCTCGGTCTTTCCATCCACAGAGGCACCTATGGAGTGATTGTGCAGGTTGCTGGGTTCAATGACAAGCTGTCTGTGTTGTTGGATCAGTCGTACGAGACTCTCAAGTCTGATATCGACCCTGGACGGTTTAGTCTGCGTCTTGAGCGACTCAAGCGAGCTCTTTCCAACGCCAAGTTCAACAGCTCGTTCCAGATCATTGACGAGTATCTTTCTGCCGAAGTCGATGAGCAACAGTTCACTTTGGAAGAGCGTCTAGCTTCCATAGAAGAAAAGGAAATCACTCTTGAGGAAGTCAGGGCTCATATGGCCAAGATCATTTCCGAATGCTCTCCTCGAGTTTTGGTCTCAGGCAATTTCAGCGAGTCCAAGGCCCATGAGATTCATGGCAGAGTTATTGAAGAGTTCAAGTGTGGAGATGTGCTTAATCTGCCTCAAAAACTGATCTCTACACCCCTTTATGGCTCCAAGATTGCTGCTAGACCCTCTCTCAATGTGGACAATGCTGACAACTGTGTTCTGTATTACTTTGAGTCGACGCAGGTTGAAAAGGCCCGCCTGTTGGCTTATATAATCAAGGAGCCTGCGTTTACGTTTCTGCGAACCAAGAAACAGCTTGGTTACGTTGCTCGAGCGGGATTTGAACGCAACTTTTCCACTGGTGGTCTTTCTCTACTCACCCAGTCGGCCTACCATGCTGACGATGTCAAGGCTCTAATGGACGAGTTCCTCACTGTGCACATGGCTGCCATTATGGAAAAGATGACGGTCGAGGAGTTTGAAAAGTACACTGCTGGATTCATTGCCCAGGTGTCCAAACCTCCCAAGTCGTTGATGGTACAGTCTCGGCATGTTTGGAGCAAGCTGTGCAACAGCTGGGGCTTCAATGTTGACGCCGAAGCAATCGAGCTGGCCAAAACGGTGTCTCTTGAAGAGATGAAGCAGTTCTACAATGAGCTGTTTGATACCGACAAGCGGTCTCTTTGTGTGCAGATCAACACGTCCAAGGAGAGCAAGCGGTATGATCTGGAGGATAAGAAGGGGAGAACTAACAAGGGCGGGCATATTTCTGCCAACATTTGA